One Aneurinibacillus migulanus genomic region harbors:
- a CDS encoding beta-ketoacyl-ACP synthase III encodes MVLSQEKFKEKAGIAMFRTNRAAGILATGRYLPEKVLTNADLEKMVETSDEWIVTRTGIKERRISRQDEASSDMATAAAQQALDKAGIAAEQVDLIIVATVTPDMFFPSTACIVQEKLGAKRAAAFDLSAACSGFLYGTSVAAQFVSSGTYRYALVIGVESLSKIVDWSDRSTCVLFGDGAGAAVIGPVEEGNGFLSFELGADGGGAELLKLEAGGSRIPVPKVEPGSRENYIHMAGGEVFKFAVRAMNTASDQALLKAGITKEDVDFLVPHQANLRIIDSAVKRLGLPYDKVVVNLNRYGNMSSASIPVALDEAVSEGRIKDGDMLVLVGFGGGLTWGASVIKWSTKEKKEGE; translated from the coding sequence ATGGTCTTATCGCAAGAGAAATTCAAGGAGAAAGCGGGGATAGCCATGTTTAGGACAAATCGGGCGGCAGGTATTTTGGCGACGGGACGTTACTTACCGGAGAAAGTGTTAACGAATGCCGATCTGGAGAAGATGGTAGAAACATCAGATGAATGGATTGTTACCCGGACCGGGATTAAGGAAAGAAGAATTTCTCGCCAGGATGAAGCATCTTCCGATATGGCGACTGCGGCCGCACAGCAGGCGTTGGATAAAGCCGGTATCGCCGCTGAACAGGTTGACCTTATTATTGTGGCGACGGTTACCCCGGATATGTTCTTTCCGTCCACGGCTTGTATTGTACAGGAAAAGCTTGGAGCCAAGCGTGCGGCAGCCTTTGATTTATCTGCGGCATGCTCCGGTTTTTTGTACGGTACGTCGGTAGCAGCTCAATTTGTCTCCAGTGGGACATATCGTTATGCGCTGGTCATTGGCGTAGAATCGCTTTCTAAAATCGTTGATTGGTCGGATCGTAGCACATGTGTGCTTTTCGGTGATGGAGCGGGCGCCGCTGTTATTGGTCCTGTAGAGGAAGGAAACGGTTTTCTTTCCTTTGAATTGGGAGCCGATGGTGGGGGCGCAGAGCTGTTGAAGCTTGAAGCAGGAGGCTCACGAATCCCGGTTCCAAAAGTGGAGCCGGGCAGCCGAGAGAACTATATTCATATGGCGGGTGGAGAAGTATTTAAGTTTGCCGTCCGTGCCATGAATACTGCATCCGACCAGGCGCTTCTAAAAGCTGGTATTACGAAAGAAGATGTTGACTTCCTTGTACCGCATCAGGCGAACCTTCGTATTATCGACTCGGCGGTCAAGCGTCTGGGCCTGCCGTATGACAAGGTAGTTGTGAATCTGAACCGTTACGGCAATATGTCATCTGCATCTATCCCGGTCGCGCTTGACGAAGCGGTTAGCGAAGGGCGGATTAAAGATGGAGATATGCTGGTGCTTGTAGGATTTGGCGGCGGTTTAACATGGGGAGCTTCGGTTATAAAATGGTCGACCAAGGAAAAAAAGGAGGGGGAATAA
- the fabD gene encoding ACP S-malonyltransferase, producing MGKIAFIFPGQGSQYVGMGADLYEQESSAKAVFDEADQALGISLSALCFEGPEDTLRLTANTQPAILTDSIAILNVLKEKVNITPDYVAGHSLGEYSALVAAGALSFADAVQIVRARGQYMEEAVPAGQGAMSAVMGMDREALAEVCQSATEDGHPVQLANLNCPGQIVISGSAEGVAQAGEAAKAKGAKRVIPLNVSGPFHSMLMEPAAEKLSRKLDEYMIQDAGVAVVTNVSANAVQTKEEIKDSLIKQVASPVLWEDSVSFMLSEGVDLFVEIGPGTVLSGLVKKLDRKVKTMSIQDMATLEKALEQLQAQE from the coding sequence ATGGGCAAGATCGCGTTCATTTTTCCCGGACAGGGATCGCAATATGTAGGCATGGGAGCCGATTTATACGAGCAAGAATCATCTGCAAAAGCGGTGTTTGACGAAGCGGATCAAGCGTTGGGCATCTCGCTCTCTGCTCTCTGCTTTGAAGGACCGGAAGATACATTGCGCCTGACGGCCAATACACAGCCGGCTATTCTGACGGATAGTATCGCCATACTTAACGTGCTGAAAGAAAAAGTAAATATAACCCCGGATTATGTTGCCGGTCATAGCCTTGGCGAATATTCTGCGCTGGTAGCAGCAGGAGCATTATCATTTGCGGATGCCGTACAAATTGTACGGGCACGCGGACAATATATGGAAGAAGCCGTGCCTGCGGGACAAGGTGCTATGTCTGCTGTTATGGGCATGGATCGTGAAGCATTGGCGGAGGTATGTCAGAGCGCGACAGAAGATGGTCATCCGGTACAACTCGCCAATCTGAATTGTCCCGGACAAATCGTTATTTCCGGTAGTGCGGAAGGTGTAGCACAGGCGGGGGAAGCGGCGAAAGCCAAAGGTGCTAAGCGTGTCATTCCATTAAACGTGAGTGGTCCGTTTCACTCTATGTTAATGGAACCGGCAGCGGAGAAGCTTTCCCGTAAGCTTGATGAATATATGATTCAGGATGCTGGTGTAGCAGTAGTGACCAACGTATCTGCCAATGCAGTACAGACGAAAGAAGAAATTAAAGACTCCTTGATTAAACAAGTCGCTTCTCCGGTGCTGTGGGAAGATAGCGTAAGCTTTATGTTGAGTGAAGGCGTTGACTTGTTTGTCGAGATTGGGCCGGGCACGGTGTTGTCCGGGTTGGTTAAGAAGCTCGATCGCAAGGTGAAGACGATGAGCATTCAGGATATGGCGACACTGGAAAAAGCGCTTGAACAGTTACAGGCGCAGGAATAA
- the fabG gene encoding 3-oxoacyl-[acyl-carrier-protein] reductase has product MLEGKVALVTGASRGIGRAIALELARQGADVAINYAGNEAAARDVADEIAKLGRRALVVKANVADADEVETMVKQTIDEMGKLDILVNNAGITRDNLLMRMKEAEFDEVIAINLKGVFNCTKAVTRPMMKARGGRIINISSVVGVMGNAGQANYVAAKAGVIGMTKSVARELASRGITVNAVAPGFIETDMTSVLGEDTRESLLGQIPLARLGKPEDIANMVAFVASEKAGYITGQVFHIDGGMYM; this is encoded by the coding sequence ATGCTCGAAGGAAAAGTAGCGCTCGTTACTGGAGCTTCCCGGGGAATTGGGCGCGCCATTGCGCTTGAGTTGGCCCGTCAGGGCGCAGACGTAGCTATTAATTATGCGGGCAATGAAGCCGCTGCACGGGACGTAGCGGACGAAATTGCTAAGCTGGGCCGACGCGCTCTTGTAGTAAAGGCAAATGTAGCGGATGCGGATGAAGTTGAAACGATGGTTAAGCAAACGATAGATGAGATGGGCAAGCTGGATATTCTAGTAAATAATGCGGGCATCACCCGGGATAATCTGCTGATGCGTATGAAAGAGGCGGAGTTCGATGAAGTTATCGCTATCAATCTAAAAGGAGTGTTCAACTGCACCAAAGCGGTAACACGCCCGATGATGAAAGCACGAGGCGGCCGTATTATCAATATCTCTTCGGTCGTCGGTGTTATGGGCAACGCAGGACAGGCGAATTATGTGGCAGCAAAGGCCGGTGTCATCGGCATGACGAAGTCGGTCGCTCGCGAACTGGCCAGCCGTGGCATTACTGTGAATGCGGTTGCTCCCGGATTTATCGAAACCGATATGACTTCTGTGCTTGGTGAAGATACAAGAGAATCGCTGCTTGGTCAGATACCACTTGCCCGTCTTGGTAAGCCGGAGGATATCGCTAATATGGTAGCATTTGTCGCCTCCGAAAAAGCCGGATATATTACAGGCCAAGTTTTCCATATTGACGGTGGCATGTACATGTAA
- a CDS encoding acyl carrier protein yields the protein MADTFDRVKKIIVDRLGVDESEIKEEASFKDDLGADSLDVVELVMELEDEFDLEISDEDAEKITTVGDVIKYIQAHK from the coding sequence GTGGCAGATACATTCGACCGTGTAAAAAAAATCATCGTGGATCGCCTCGGCGTTGACGAATCTGAGATTAAAGAAGAAGCTTCTTTCAAAGACGATCTCGGCGCAGACTCTCTTGATGTCGTAGAATTAGTGATGGAACTTGAAGATGAGTTCGATCTGGAAATTTCCGACGAAGACGCAGAGAAAATCACGACTGTGGGTGATGTAATCAAATACATACAAGCCCACAAGTAA
- the fabF gene encoding beta-ketoacyl-ACP synthase II, producing MRNRVVITGVGAITPLGNNAKEFWEGLLTGKSGVDYITAFDTEGFSTKFAAEVKDFHPEEYMDKKDIKRTDRFVQFAIAAARMAVEDAGLEITEENAENIGVYIGSGIGGLGTWEEQHTLLMEKGPRRVSPFFVPMMIANMASGQVSIVLGAKGPNSAAITACASATNSIGDAFKIIERGIADVMITGGTEASIRPMAVAGFSNAKALSSRNDDPKKASRPFDNDRDGFVMGEGSGILVLESLEHAKKRGANILAEIIGYGMSADAYHLTQPAPGGEGAARAMKAALKDAEIAPEEVSYINAHGTSTDYNDKFETMAIKKSLGDYAYKVAISSTKSMTGHLLGAAGGIEAIACVLALRDQIVPPTINYETPDPECDLDYVPNEARKMDVTVALSNSLGFGGHNATIVFKKYVD from the coding sequence ATGAGAAATCGTGTAGTAATAACGGGTGTGGGCGCCATCACACCGCTCGGCAATAACGCAAAAGAATTCTGGGAAGGATTGCTTACCGGTAAATCTGGTGTAGATTACATCACCGCGTTCGATACAGAAGGCTTTTCGACGAAATTCGCCGCTGAGGTAAAGGACTTCCATCCAGAAGAATACATGGACAAGAAGGACATTAAGCGTACGGATCGTTTCGTACAATTTGCGATTGCTGCAGCAAGAATGGCTGTAGAGGATGCAGGGCTTGAGATTACTGAGGAAAACGCTGAAAATATAGGCGTATATATTGGTTCAGGCATCGGCGGCTTGGGCACGTGGGAAGAGCAGCATACCCTTCTCATGGAAAAAGGCCCACGGCGCGTAAGCCCCTTTTTCGTGCCGATGATGATAGCAAATATGGCGTCCGGTCAGGTATCGATCGTCCTTGGAGCCAAAGGTCCGAACAGTGCAGCGATTACGGCGTGCGCCAGCGCGACGAATTCGATCGGTGACGCATTTAAAATCATCGAGCGGGGCATTGCAGACGTTATGATTACTGGAGGAACAGAGGCTTCGATTCGCCCGATGGCAGTCGCTGGCTTCTCTAATGCGAAGGCTCTTTCTTCACGTAACGATGATCCTAAGAAAGCGAGCCGTCCGTTTGATAATGACCGTGATGGGTTTGTTATGGGGGAAGGTTCAGGTATTCTTGTGCTTGAATCATTGGAGCACGCGAAAAAGCGCGGTGCCAACATTCTTGCTGAAATCATTGGCTACGGCATGAGTGCAGATGCATACCATTTAACCCAACCTGCTCCAGGCGGTGAAGGTGCAGCACGGGCGATGAAAGCAGCTCTCAAGGACGCGGAAATCGCGCCGGAAGAAGTAAGCTACATTAATGCGCACGGCACATCCACTGACTATAATGATAAGTTTGAAACGATGGCCATTAAGAAGTCGCTGGGTGATTATGCGTACAAAGTAGCCATTAGCTCCACAAAATCGATGACCGGTCATCTGCTTGGTGCTGCTGGTGGGATCGAAGCGATTGCCTGTGTGCTGGCTCTCCGAGATCAGATTGTACCTCCAACCATTAACTATGAAACGCCGGACCCTGAATGTGATCTTGATTATGTGCCGAATGAAGCAAGAAAGATGGACGTTACTGTAGCGCTGTCTAATTCTCTTGGTTTCGGCGGACATAACGCGACCATTGTTTTTAAAAAGTATGTAGACTGA